In the genome of Oenanthe melanoleuca isolate GR-GAL-2019-014 chromosome 21, OMel1.0, whole genome shotgun sequence, one region contains:
- the ACOT7 gene encoding cytosolic acyl coenzyme A thioester hydrolase isoform X1, translating into MSEPGAAGPSPAAIQVSRIMRPDDANIAGNVHGGTILKMIEEAGAIISTRHCNSQAGEPCVAALARVERTDFLSPMCIGEVANVSAEITYTSRHSVEVQVNVMSENILTGAKKLTNKATLWYVPLSLKNVNKVLEVPPMQYARKEQEDEGKKRYEEQKLDRLETKQRNGDVMLPVINPEPHTVGYSQSSLIHLVGPSDCTLLGFVHGGVTMKLMDEVAGIVAARHCKTNIVTASVDAINFHEKIKKGCVITVSGRMTFTSNKSMEIEVFVDADPFVDEPRERYRAVSAFFTYVSLSKEGKPLPVPQLLTETEDEKRRFEEGKGRYLQTKAKRQAQMQQAAQQ; encoded by the exons ATGTCGGAGCCGGGGGCCGCGGGCCCGAGCCCGGCCGCCATCCAGGTGTCCAG GATTATGCGACCAGACGATGCCAACATCGCGGGGAATGTCCACGGGGGAACCATCCTGAAGATGATCGAGGAGGCCGGAGCCATCATCAGCACCCGCCACTGCAATTCCCAGGCCGGG GAGCCCTGCGTGGCTGCACTGGCACGGGTGGAGCGGACGGACTTCCTCTCGCCGATGTGCATCGGCGAGGTGGCCAACGTCAGTGCTGAGATCACCTACACCTCCCGGCACTCTGTGGAGGTTCAGGTCAACGTCatgtctgaaaacattttaacag GGGCAAAGAAGTTGACGAACAAGGCGACACTGTGGTATGTGCCACTGTCCCTGAAGAACGTGAATAAGGTCCTTGAGGTTCCCCCCATGCAG TATGCgagaaaggagcaggaggatgaggggAAGAAGCGTTATGAGGAACAAAAGCTGGATCGGCTGGAAACTAAGCAGAGAAATGGTGACGTGATGTTACCTGTCATCAACCCAG AGCCACACACCGTTGGCTACAGCCAGTCCAGCCTGATCCACCTGGTGGGCCCCTCGGACTGCACACTGCTGGGCTTTGTGCATGGAG GTGTCACTATGAAGCTCATGGATGAGGTTGCTGGGATTGTGGCTGCCCGCCACTGCAAGACCAACATCGTCACTGCTTCGGTGGATGCCATCAACTTCCATGAGAAGATCAAAAAAG GCTGTGTCATCACTGTCTCAGGACGTATGACATTCACAAGCAATAAGTCCATGGAAATCGAGGTCTTTGTGGATGCTGACCCATTTGTGGATGAGCCTCGGGAGCGGTACCGTGCCGTCAGCGCCTTCTTCACCTATGTGTCCCTGAGCAAGGAGGGGAAGCCCCTGCCTGTCCCGCAGCTGCTG ACGGAGACGGAGGACGAGAAGCGTCGCTTCgaggaagggaagggcaggTACCTGCAGACCAAAGCCAAGCGGCAGGCGCAGATgcagcaggctgcccagcagtga
- the ACOT7 gene encoding cytosolic acyl coenzyme A thioester hydrolase isoform X2 — protein MARQLSRIMRPDDANIAGNVHGGTILKMIEEAGAIISTRHCNSQAGEPCVAALARVERTDFLSPMCIGEVANVSAEITYTSRHSVEVQVNVMSENILTGAKKLTNKATLWYVPLSLKNVNKVLEVPPMQYARKEQEDEGKKRYEEQKLDRLETKQRNGDVMLPVINPEPHTVGYSQSSLIHLVGPSDCTLLGFVHGGVTMKLMDEVAGIVAARHCKTNIVTASVDAINFHEKIKKGCVITVSGRMTFTSNKSMEIEVFVDADPFVDEPRERYRAVSAFFTYVSLSKEGKPLPVPQLLTETEDEKRRFEEGKGRYLQTKAKRQAQMQQAAQQ, from the exons ATGGCCCGGCAGCTCAGCCG GATTATGCGACCAGACGATGCCAACATCGCGGGGAATGTCCACGGGGGAACCATCCTGAAGATGATCGAGGAGGCCGGAGCCATCATCAGCACCCGCCACTGCAATTCCCAGGCCGGG GAGCCCTGCGTGGCTGCACTGGCACGGGTGGAGCGGACGGACTTCCTCTCGCCGATGTGCATCGGCGAGGTGGCCAACGTCAGTGCTGAGATCACCTACACCTCCCGGCACTCTGTGGAGGTTCAGGTCAACGTCatgtctgaaaacattttaacag GGGCAAAGAAGTTGACGAACAAGGCGACACTGTGGTATGTGCCACTGTCCCTGAAGAACGTGAATAAGGTCCTTGAGGTTCCCCCCATGCAG TATGCgagaaaggagcaggaggatgaggggAAGAAGCGTTATGAGGAACAAAAGCTGGATCGGCTGGAAACTAAGCAGAGAAATGGTGACGTGATGTTACCTGTCATCAACCCAG AGCCACACACCGTTGGCTACAGCCAGTCCAGCCTGATCCACCTGGTGGGCCCCTCGGACTGCACACTGCTGGGCTTTGTGCATGGAG GTGTCACTATGAAGCTCATGGATGAGGTTGCTGGGATTGTGGCTGCCCGCCACTGCAAGACCAACATCGTCACTGCTTCGGTGGATGCCATCAACTTCCATGAGAAGATCAAAAAAG GCTGTGTCATCACTGTCTCAGGACGTATGACATTCACAAGCAATAAGTCCATGGAAATCGAGGTCTTTGTGGATGCTGACCCATTTGTGGATGAGCCTCGGGAGCGGTACCGTGCCGTCAGCGCCTTCTTCACCTATGTGTCCCTGAGCAAGGAGGGGAAGCCCCTGCCTGTCCCGCAGCTGCTG ACGGAGACGGAGGACGAGAAGCGTCGCTTCgaggaagggaagggcaggTACCTGCAGACCAAAGCCAAGCGGCAGGCGCAGATgcagcaggctgcccagcagtga
- the ACOT7 gene encoding cytosolic acyl coenzyme A thioester hydrolase isoform X3, which produces MRPDDANIAGNVHGGTILKMIEEAGAIISTRHCNSQAGEPCVAALARVERTDFLSPMCIGEVANVSAEITYTSRHSVEVQVNVMSENILTGAKKLTNKATLWYVPLSLKNVNKVLEVPPMQYARKEQEDEGKKRYEEQKLDRLETKQRNGDVMLPVINPEPHTVGYSQSSLIHLVGPSDCTLLGFVHGGVTMKLMDEVAGIVAARHCKTNIVTASVDAINFHEKIKKGCVITVSGRMTFTSNKSMEIEVFVDADPFVDEPRERYRAVSAFFTYVSLSKEGKPLPVPQLLTETEDEKRRFEEGKGRYLQTKAKRQAQMQQAAQQ; this is translated from the exons ATGCGACCAGACGATGCCAACATCGCGGGGAATGTCCACGGGGGAACCATCCTGAAGATGATCGAGGAGGCCGGAGCCATCATCAGCACCCGCCACTGCAATTCCCAGGCCGGG GAGCCCTGCGTGGCTGCACTGGCACGGGTGGAGCGGACGGACTTCCTCTCGCCGATGTGCATCGGCGAGGTGGCCAACGTCAGTGCTGAGATCACCTACACCTCCCGGCACTCTGTGGAGGTTCAGGTCAACGTCatgtctgaaaacattttaacag GGGCAAAGAAGTTGACGAACAAGGCGACACTGTGGTATGTGCCACTGTCCCTGAAGAACGTGAATAAGGTCCTTGAGGTTCCCCCCATGCAG TATGCgagaaaggagcaggaggatgaggggAAGAAGCGTTATGAGGAACAAAAGCTGGATCGGCTGGAAACTAAGCAGAGAAATGGTGACGTGATGTTACCTGTCATCAACCCAG AGCCACACACCGTTGGCTACAGCCAGTCCAGCCTGATCCACCTGGTGGGCCCCTCGGACTGCACACTGCTGGGCTTTGTGCATGGAG GTGTCACTATGAAGCTCATGGATGAGGTTGCTGGGATTGTGGCTGCCCGCCACTGCAAGACCAACATCGTCACTGCTTCGGTGGATGCCATCAACTTCCATGAGAAGATCAAAAAAG GCTGTGTCATCACTGTCTCAGGACGTATGACATTCACAAGCAATAAGTCCATGGAAATCGAGGTCTTTGTGGATGCTGACCCATTTGTGGATGAGCCTCGGGAGCGGTACCGTGCCGTCAGCGCCTTCTTCACCTATGTGTCCCTGAGCAAGGAGGGGAAGCCCCTGCCTGTCCCGCAGCTGCTG ACGGAGACGGAGGACGAGAAGCGTCGCTTCgaggaagggaagggcaggTACCTGCAGACCAAAGCCAAGCGGCAGGCGCAGATgcagcaggctgcccagcagtga
- the ICMT gene encoding protein-S-isoprenylcysteine O-methyltransferase, whose protein sequence is MAAAVARRGRLGREGRASLCSFLLGASVAALPLLLGSSPSLLAAPGLRGRLALALHVAGVNAALLLIYPRPLYKIAVRACFLGFAFGCGLLLSAGRSAWRHFGWYMCSLSLFHYSEYLVTAINNPRSLSLDSFLLNHSFEYNLAALSSWVEFTLEKLFFPELKQITWLSTVGLLMVIFGDCLRKAAMLTAGSNFNHIVQNEKSDTHTLVTSGVYGWFRHPSYVGWFYWSIGTQVLLCNPICVVGYALASWRFFRERIEEEEITLIHFFGEEYLEYKRKVPSGLPFIKGVKLEL, encoded by the exons ATGGCGGCGGCGGTGGCGCGGAGGGGGCGGCTGGGCCGGGAGGGCCGCGCCAGCCTTTGCTCCTTCCTGCTCGGCGCCTCGGTGGCGGCTCTGCCGCTGCTGCTCGGCTCgtccccctccctgctggccgCTCCCGGCCTGCGCGGCCGCCTAGCTCTCGCCCTGCACGTGGCGGGCGTGAACGCGGCGCTGCTGCTCATCTATCCGCGCCCGCTCTACAAG ATCGCCGTCCGGGCCTGTTTCTTGGGCTTCGCCTTCGGCTGCGGGCTGCTGCTGAGCGCCGGCCGCTCCGCCTGGCGCCACTTCGGATG GTACATgtgctccctctccctctttcaCTACTCGGAGTATCTGGTGACAGCCATCAACAACCCGCGCAGCCTCTCGCTGGACTCCTTCCTGCTCAACCACAGCTTCGAGTACAACCTGGCTGCCCTGTCCTCCTGGGTGGAATTCACGTTGGAGAAGCTCTTCTTCCCAG AGCTGAAGCAGATCACCTGGCTGAGCACCGTGGGGCTGCTGATGGTGATCTTCGGGGACTGCCTGAGGAAGGCGGCCATGCTTACAGCCGGCTCCAACTTCAACCACATCGTTCAGAACGAGAAATCTGACACCCACACTTTGGTGACAAGTGGGGTGTATGGGTGGTTCCGGCACCCGTCCTACGTGGGATGGTTTTACTGGAGTATTGGAACACAG GTGTTGCTCTGCAATCCCATCTGTGTGGTGGGCTACGCACTGGCATCCTGGCGCTTCTTCAGGGAGCGGATCGAGGAGGAGGAGATCACACTCATTCATTTCTTTGGAGAAGAATACCTGGAGTACAAAAGGAAGGTGCCATCGGGTCTTCCTTTTATTAAAGGAGTCAAACTGGAACTGTAA